Proteins found in one Camelus bactrianus isolate YW-2024 breed Bactrian camel chromosome 5, ASM4877302v1, whole genome shotgun sequence genomic segment:
- the LOC141577757 gene encoding DIS3-like exonuclease 2, with protein sequence MAVYFCSGMLQDQAQFRHYALNVPLYTHFTSPIRRFADVLVHRLLAAALGYREPPDVEPDALQKQADHCNDRRMASNRVQELSTSLFFAILVKESGPLESEAMLLGVLNQAFDVLVLHYGVQKCIYCNALPLRSHHFQKMGKKPELTLVWEPEDVEQEPVQQVITIFSLVEVVLQAEAPALKYGAILKRPGTEGLLDPQVEGGVRSRLSSRRTEAASLAQPSSPTAPPTGF encoded by the exons atGGCCGTGTACTTCTGCTCGGGGATGCTGCAGGACCAGGCGCAGTTCCGGCACTACGCCCTCAACGTGCCGCTCTACACACACTTCACCTCTCCCATCCGCCGCTTCGCTGACGTCCTGGTGCACCGCCTCCTGGCCGCTGCACTCG GCTACAGGGAGCCGCCAGATGTGGAGCCCGATGCCCTGCAAAAGCAGGCAGACCACTGCAATGACCGCCGCATGGCGTCCAACCGCGTGCAGGAGCTCAGCACCAGCCTCTTCTTTGCCATCCTGGTCAAG GAGAGTGGCCCCCTAGAGTCGGAAGCCATGCTGCTGGGCGTCCTGAACCAAGCCTTTGACGTGCTGGTGCTGCACTATGGGGTGCAGAAGTGCATCTACTGTAAT GCACTGCCCCTGCGGTCACACCACTTCCAGAAGATGGGCAAGAAGCCGGAACTCACGCTTGTCTGGGAACCTGAGGACGTGGAGCAGGAGCCAGTGCAGCAG GTCATCACCATCTTCAGCCTGGTGGAGGTGGTGCTGCAGGCAGAGGCCCCGGCTCTCAAGTACGGCGCCATCCTGAAGCGACCAGGCACCGAGGGCCTCCTGGACCCGCAGGTGGAGGGCGGTGTGAGGAGCAGGCTGAGCAGCAGGAGGACTGAAGCCGCCAGCCTGGCCCAACCCTCCAGCCCAACTGCCCCACCCACTGGCTTTTAG